The Caldicellulosiruptor obsidiansis OB47 genome segment CTGCGTGCTTATCAATCTTGTACGCAAGCCTTCTTTTCCCCCACTCCTCAACTGTAAGAAGCTGACCATTGCTTGAGATAAGGTTTTTGAACTTTTCGACAAGAGCTGCCCTTGCCTCATCGTCAAGTGCGGGGCTTATAATAAATACTGTTTCATACTTTCTCTCAACCACAGTTTTCACCTCCCTTGTAGACTTAAAGGCCCCCAACATCTATTTTGGGAGCAAGGGAAGAAAGAATTTTTATCTTCCCACAACATGCAGTATTTTATCATAAAATTAGCTTCAAAGTAAATAATCAATTTTTATTTTGAAAAATAAGCTGCAACCTCTTTTAAAAGATTCCTAATTGGAAGATTTTGTGGACATTTTGCCTCACATACCCCACATTCTATACAATTTTCAGCTCTCTCTTTTTCCTTCTTTAAATAGTCATTTCTCATCTCTTCGAACATGTTATACATGCTTGCATGATTGTAAATGCTAAAATTCCATGGAATATCAATGCCCTGTGGACATGGCATACAATACTTGCATTCAGTACAGTTGACTTTCCTCAGTTCATTGTACTTTTGGGCAACCTTTTCTAC includes the following:
- the rpsF gene encoding 30S ribosomal protein S6, which encodes MVERKYETVFIISPALDDEARAALVEKFKNLISSNGQLLTVEEWGKRRLAYKIDKHAEGYYVLMQFISKPEFPRELERVYRITDGVIRFLIVKLEK